Proteins from a genomic interval of Cupriavidus pauculus:
- the czcI gene encoding cation efflux protein, CzcI family: MRRYLLIFLLLILPFQFSWAAAARYCQHETAAAAARHLGHHEHRHQDAAPDVDKKAVADTDCGVCHAISLPFVDAQPARLDGIRRAQPLHATHPAAFTSMNARAPDRPQWLRLA; encoded by the coding sequence ATGCGACGCTACCTGCTGATATTCCTGCTGCTGATTCTGCCGTTCCAGTTTTCGTGGGCGGCGGCGGCACGCTATTGCCAGCACGAGACCGCCGCAGCCGCCGCGCGTCACCTGGGCCACCACGAGCATCGCCATCAGGACGCCGCCCCCGATGTGGACAAAAAGGCGGTTGCCGATACCGACTGCGGCGTTTGCCACGCCATCTCCCTGCCGTTCGTCGATGCCCAGCCGGCCAGGCTGGACGGCATCCGGCGCGCCCAGCCGCTGCACGCGACCCACCCGGCGGCCTTCACGTCGATGAACGCCCGCGCCCCCGACCGGCCCCAGTGGCTGCGTCTCGCCTGA
- a CDS encoding hemerythrin domain-containing protein, which translates to MDKSKVPVEQRAALSLLVDDHRAVKKLFKAFQDAKDDATKQSIAAETCQMLKVHAQIEEEIFYPALRGASDKIDDMLDEAQVEHAVAKDLVAKVEAGDKEMLEAHYTVLSEYVGHHVEEEEGELFPAVIRAKVDLREVAEQLEARKTELMGQPA; encoded by the coding sequence ATGGACAAATCCAAAGTACCCGTGGAGCAGCGCGCCGCGCTCTCCCTGCTGGTGGACGACCACCGCGCCGTCAAGAAGCTGTTCAAGGCGTTCCAGGATGCCAAGGACGATGCCACGAAGCAGTCGATTGCCGCCGAGACCTGCCAGATGCTGAAGGTGCACGCGCAGATCGAGGAAGAGATCTTCTACCCGGCGCTGCGTGGCGCCAGCGACAAGATCGACGACATGCTGGACGAGGCCCAGGTGGAGCACGCCGTGGCCAAGGACCTGGTGGCCAAGGTGGAGGCGGGCGACAAGGAAATGCTGGAGGCCCACTACACGGTGCTGTCCGAATACGTGGGGCACCACGTCGAGGAAGAGGAAGGCGAGCTGTTCCCGGCCGTGATCCGCGCCAAGGTGGACCTGCGCGAGGTGGCCGAGCAACTGGAAGCCCGCAAGACCGAACTGATGGGCCAGCCGGCCTGA
- a CDS encoding TolC family protein, translated as MRRLFMPLGLAAACLSPTVALAQPGPATPPPAVAPAWPALPLETAGPLTLDAALALAAASNFSVSAAARDVDAAEGGIMQARTIPNPEIAAVMEDTRRATRSTTGQVNLPIELGGKRSARIDAAERTRELAQATLASVRGDIRAQVIESFFAVLIAQERVKLAAGSADIAARGAQAAARRVAAGKISPVDETKARVEQANAELELAEATAGLESARQALTALWGNTAPRFAEAQGNLDALPSRPAPAILQQELEGSPLVAASRAELDRRQAVIGVERSRQYPDVTVSLGAKRDNEANRNMAVLGVAIPLPLFDRNQGNLYAAIRQADKAQDEHLANRINLTRSLLQASNQLSVSRASAQTLKATVLPGAEQAYNAATIGFEAGKFNYLDVLDAQRTLFQARIRYLGVLGQTYQAATTIDRILGR; from the coding sequence ATGCGAAGACTATTCATGCCGCTCGGGCTGGCGGCAGCATGCCTCAGCCCAACCGTTGCCCTGGCGCAGCCAGGCCCCGCCACGCCGCCGCCGGCCGTCGCGCCCGCGTGGCCGGCGCTGCCGCTTGAGACGGCCGGCCCGCTGACGCTCGACGCCGCGCTGGCGCTGGCGGCGGCCAGCAACTTCAGCGTATCCGCCGCCGCGCGCGACGTGGACGCCGCCGAGGGCGGCATCATGCAGGCGCGGACCATTCCCAACCCCGAGATTGCCGCCGTCATGGAAGACACGCGGCGCGCCACGCGCAGCACGACGGGGCAGGTCAACCTGCCGATCGAACTGGGCGGCAAGCGGTCCGCACGGATCGACGCCGCCGAGCGCACGCGCGAACTGGCGCAGGCGACGCTGGCCAGCGTGCGTGGCGACATCCGCGCGCAGGTGATCGAAAGCTTCTTTGCCGTGCTGATCGCGCAGGAGCGCGTCAAGCTGGCCGCCGGATCGGCCGATATCGCCGCGCGCGGCGCCCAGGCCGCTGCCCGGCGCGTGGCGGCTGGCAAGATCTCGCCGGTCGACGAAACCAAGGCGCGCGTGGAGCAGGCCAACGCCGAGCTGGAACTGGCCGAGGCCACCGCGGGCCTGGAATCGGCACGGCAGGCGCTGACGGCGCTCTGGGGCAACACGGCCCCGCGCTTTGCCGAGGCGCAGGGCAACCTCGACGCGCTGCCGTCCCGGCCCGCGCCGGCCATCCTGCAGCAGGAACTGGAAGGCTCGCCGCTGGTGGCCGCCAGCCGGGCCGAACTGGACCGCCGGCAGGCCGTGATCGGCGTCGAGCGCAGCCGCCAGTATCCCGACGTGACCGTCAGCCTGGGCGCCAAGCGCGACAACGAGGCCAACCGCAACATGGCCGTGCTTGGCGTGGCCATTCCGCTGCCGCTGTTCGACCGCAACCAGGGCAACCTCTACGCGGCGATCCGGCAGGCCGACAAGGCGCAGGACGAACATCTGGCGAACCGGATCAACCTGACCCGCAGCCTGCTGCAGGCGTCGAACCAGCTATCGGTCTCGCGCGCGTCGGCCCAGACCCTGAAGGCCACGGTGCTGCCCGGCGCCGAACAGGCGTACAACGCCGCGACCATCGGCTTCGAGGCCGGCAAGTTCAACTATCTCGACGTGCTGGACGCACAGCGCACGCTGTTCCAGGCACGTATCCGCTACCTCGGCGTGCTGGGGCAGACCTATCAGGCGGCGACGACGATCGACCGCATCCTCGGACGCTAG
- a CDS encoding efflux RND transporter periplasmic adaptor subunit, translating to MAMTPKQQAAIAAIVLVGGIATGAVLMTGRSAPHDHAGHADAEAHTASEPHANEQAAHPAPASAPATPAAANATPDKVVLTPAQLAAAAVTVQAAAPARLRTGVAFPGEIRFNEDRTAHVVPRLTGVVESVPANIGQQVRKGQVLAVLASSTLSDQRSELLAAQQRLDLARVTFDREKRLFEQKISAEQDYLAARNALQEAQISVRNARQKLTAIGASDAATALNRYELRAPFDGLIVEKHIALGEAVADNANVFTLSDLSSVWAEFVVSAKDLEKVRVGEKATITSTSSDVRAEGTVSYVGSLLGEQTRTAKARVTLTNPQMAWRPGLFVTVDVYGAEVQVPVAVQADAVQQIDGRPAVFVAVADGFVVRPVKTGRADGRVVEIVDGLAPGTRYAAANSFVLKAELGKAGAEHSH from the coding sequence ATGGCCATGACCCCAAAACAACAGGCCGCCATCGCGGCGATCGTACTGGTGGGCGGCATCGCGACGGGCGCGGTGCTGATGACGGGCCGCTCGGCCCCCCACGACCATGCCGGACACGCCGATGCCGAGGCCCACACGGCCAGCGAGCCGCACGCGAACGAACAGGCGGCGCATCCGGCCCCGGCGTCCGCCCCGGCCACCCCGGCCGCCGCCAACGCCACGCCGGACAAGGTGGTGCTGACGCCCGCCCAGCTCGCCGCCGCGGCCGTGACCGTGCAGGCCGCGGCGCCGGCGCGCCTGCGTACCGGCGTGGCCTTTCCGGGCGAGATCCGCTTCAACGAGGACCGCACCGCGCACGTGGTGCCGCGGCTGACCGGCGTGGTGGAGAGCGTGCCGGCCAACATCGGCCAGCAAGTGCGCAAGGGACAGGTGCTGGCGGTGCTGGCCAGCTCCACGCTGTCCGACCAGCGCAGCGAGCTGCTGGCCGCGCAGCAGCGGCTGGACCTGGCCCGCGTCACTTTCGACCGCGAGAAGCGGCTGTTCGAGCAGAAGATCTCCGCCGAGCAGGACTACCTGGCCGCGCGCAACGCGCTGCAGGAGGCCCAGATCAGCGTCCGCAACGCGCGCCAGAAGCTCACCGCCATTGGTGCCAGCGATGCCGCCACGGCCTTGAACCGCTACGAGCTGCGCGCGCCGTTCGACGGGCTGATTGTCGAGAAGCACATCGCGCTGGGCGAGGCGGTGGCCGACAACGCCAACGTGTTCACGCTGTCGGACCTGTCGTCGGTCTGGGCCGAGTTCGTGGTATCGGCCAAGGACCTGGAAAAGGTGCGCGTCGGCGAGAAGGCCACGATCACGTCGACGTCGTCCGACGTGCGCGCCGAGGGCACGGTGTCGTACGTCGGCTCGCTGCTGGGCGAGCAGACGCGCACGGCCAAGGCGCGCGTGACGCTGACCAATCCGCAGATGGCGTGGCGGCCCGGGCTGTTCGTGACCGTCGACGTCTACGGGGCCGAGGTGCAGGTGCCGGTGGCGGTGCAGGCCGACGCCGTGCAGCAGATCGATGGCCGGCCCGCCGTGTTCGTGGCGGTGGCCGACGGCTTCGTGGTCCGGCCCGTCAAGACCGGCCGCGCCGACGGCCGCGTGGTGGAAATCGTCGACGGCCTGGCGCCGGGCACGCGCTACGCGGCGGCCAACAGCTTCGTGCTCAAGGCCGAGCTGGGCAAGGCCGGCGCCGAGCACAGCCACTGA
- the dmeF gene encoding CDF family Co(II)/Ni(II) efflux transporter DmeF, which translates to MRTHDLSPWTHSHVFDGGNRAAERRTRLVMLIAAATMFVEIAAGLWFNSMALLADGWHMSSHALAIGLSAFAYAAARRYANDARFSFGTWKIEVLAGFASAVFLLCIAGLMVFGSVERMISPQDIHYKEAIAVTVVGLVVNLASALILGGAHDHGHHHGHHGHSHDHHHDHHHDHHDLNLRSAYVHVLADAATSVLAIVALAGGWLLGWGWLDPVMGIVGAVLVGTWALGLLRQTGVVLLDREMDHHVVAEIREVLAPFEAAPGNTRIADLHVWRVGKEKFSCALSLVTDDAMLSAATIRQALSIHEEIVHLTVEIQRYSDLPAAGHHPAPHAG; encoded by the coding sequence ATGCGCACACACGATCTTTCCCCCTGGACCCATTCCCACGTCTTCGACGGCGGCAACCGCGCGGCCGAGCGCCGCACGCGGCTGGTGATGCTCATCGCGGCCGCGACGATGTTCGTCGAGATTGCCGCCGGCCTCTGGTTCAACTCGATGGCGCTGCTGGCCGATGGCTGGCACATGAGCTCCCACGCGCTGGCCATCGGCCTGAGCGCGTTTGCCTACGCCGCCGCGCGCCGCTACGCCAACGACGCGCGGTTCTCGTTCGGCACCTGGAAGATCGAGGTGCTGGCCGGCTTTGCCAGCGCCGTCTTCCTGCTCTGCATCGCCGGGCTGATGGTGTTCGGATCGGTCGAGCGGATGATCAGCCCGCAGGACATCCACTACAAGGAGGCAATTGCCGTCACGGTGGTCGGGCTGGTCGTCAACCTGGCCAGCGCGCTGATCCTGGGCGGCGCCCACGACCATGGGCATCATCACGGCCACCACGGCCATTCTCATGACCACCACCACGACCACCACCACGACCACCACGACCTGAACCTGCGGTCCGCGTACGTCCATGTGCTGGCCGATGCGGCCACGTCGGTGCTGGCCATCGTGGCGCTGGCGGGCGGCTGGCTGCTGGGCTGGGGCTGGCTGGACCCCGTGATGGGCATCGTCGGCGCCGTGCTGGTCGGCACGTGGGCGCTGGGCCTGCTGCGGCAGACCGGCGTGGTGCTGCTGGACCGCGAGATGGACCACCACGTCGTGGCCGAAATCCGCGAGGTGCTGGCGCCGTTCGAGGCCGCGCCCGGCAACACGCGGATCGCCGACCTGCACGTCTGGCGCGTGGGCAAGGAAAAGTTCTCGTGCGCGCTCAGCCTGGTCACCGACGACGCCATGCTGTCGGCGGCGACGATCCGGCAGGCGCTTTCCATCCACGAGGAAATCGTCCACCTGACCGTCGAGATCCAGCGCTACAGCGATCTGCCGGCAGCCGGCCACCACCCGGCGCCTCACGCGGGCTGA
- a CDS encoding manganese catalase family protein produces the protein MFVHNKRLQYTVRVSQPDPGLANLLLEQFGGPQGELAAACRYFTQALAEEDPGRKDMLLDIATEELSHLEVIGSIIAMLNRGAKGDLAEGVQQEAELYRSLQGAGNDSHVTQLLYGGGPALINSAGVPWTAAYIDSIGEPTADLRSNIAAEARAKIIYERLMNVTDDPGVQEALGFLMTREVSHQKSFEKALYSITPSFPPGKAPADPKFASVYFKMSQGAETLRGPWNADSTFEFVEDPPPAVDGGDGSASVSMPADQLSALEAFATRGQSDVDSDPETGVDLGKAEGDADGTGQDMAASKT, from the coding sequence ATGTTCGTGCACAACAAGCGTCTGCAATACACCGTCCGCGTCTCGCAACCCGACCCGGGCCTGGCCAACCTGCTGCTCGAACAGTTCGGCGGCCCGCAGGGCGAACTCGCGGCCGCGTGCCGCTACTTCACGCAGGCGCTGGCCGAGGAAGACCCGGGGCGCAAGGACATGCTGCTCGATATCGCCACCGAGGAACTGAGCCACCTGGAGGTCATCGGCTCGATCATCGCCATGCTGAACCGTGGCGCCAAGGGCGACCTGGCCGAAGGCGTGCAGCAGGAGGCGGAGCTGTACCGGTCCCTGCAGGGCGCCGGCAACGACAGCCACGTCACGCAGCTGCTCTACGGCGGCGGGCCCGCGCTGATCAACTCGGCGGGCGTGCCGTGGACGGCCGCGTACATCGATTCGATCGGCGAGCCCACGGCCGACCTGCGCTCGAACATCGCGGCCGAGGCGCGCGCCAAGATCATCTACGAACGGCTGATGAACGTCACCGACGACCCCGGCGTGCAGGAGGCGCTGGGCTTCCTGATGACGCGCGAGGTATCGCACCAGAAGTCGTTCGAAAAGGCGCTGTACTCGATCACCCCGAGCTTCCCGCCCGGAAAGGCGCCGGCCGACCCCAAGTTCGCCAGCGTCTATTTCAAGATGTCGCAGGGTGCCGAGACGCTGCGCGGCCCGTGGAATGCCGACAGTACGTTCGAGTTCGTCGAAGACCCGCCGCCGGCGGTGGACGGGGGCGACGGCTCGGCCAGCGTGTCGATGCCAGCCGACCAGCTATCGGCGCTCGAAGCGTTTGCCACGCGCGGCCAGTCTGACGTCGACAGCGATCCCGAGACCGGCGTCGACCTGGGCAAGGCCGAGGGCGATGCCGATGGCACCGGCCAGGACATGGCCGCGAGCAAGACGTGA
- a CDS encoding metal/formaldehyde-sensitive transcriptional repressor — translation MSHTIQDKQKLLNRVRRIRGQIDAIERALEEEKGCLDVLQQITSCRGAMNGLLAVVLEEHIRCHLVDAEPAREGQSDARDVLVEVVRSYFK, via the coding sequence ATGAGTCATACCATTCAGGACAAGCAGAAGCTGCTGAACCGCGTCCGGCGCATCCGCGGACAGATCGACGCCATCGAGCGGGCACTAGAGGAAGAAAAAGGCTGCCTCGACGTGCTGCAGCAGATCACCAGTTGCCGCGGCGCCATGAACGGGCTGCTGGCGGTGGTACTGGAAGAGCACATCCGGTGTCACCTCGTCGATGCCGAACCGGCGCGCGAGGGCCAAAGCGACGCCCGCGACGTGCTGGTGGAAGTGGTCCGCAGCTATTTCAAATAG
- a CDS encoding VOC family protein: MISKNTICLWFDRDALDAANFYASTFPDSKVGAVHRAPGNYPDGKEGDVLTVEFTVAGIPCIGLNGGPAFKHSEAFSFQIATDDQAETDRLWNAIVQNGGQESECGWCKDRWGLSWQITPRVLTQAYTSPDRAAAKRAFDAMMTMRKIDIAKIEAAVAGK, from the coding sequence ATGATCAGCAAGAACACGATCTGCCTGTGGTTCGACCGCGACGCGCTGGACGCCGCGAACTTCTATGCCAGCACGTTTCCCGACAGCAAGGTGGGCGCGGTGCACCGCGCGCCCGGCAACTATCCGGACGGCAAGGAAGGCGACGTCCTGACCGTCGAGTTCACCGTGGCCGGCATTCCCTGCATCGGCCTGAACGGCGGGCCGGCCTTCAAGCACAGCGAGGCGTTCTCGTTCCAGATCGCCACCGACGACCAGGCCGAGACCGACCGGCTGTGGAACGCCATCGTCCAGAACGGCGGCCAGGAGAGCGAGTGCGGCTGGTGCAAGGACCGCTGGGGCCTGTCCTGGCAGATCACGCCGCGCGTGCTGACCCAGGCTTACACGAGCCCCGACCGCGCGGCGGCCAAGCGGGCCTTCGACGCCATGATGACGATGCGCAAGATCGATATCGCAAAGATCGAGGCGGCGGTGGCCGGCAAATAG
- a CDS encoding hydrolase has product MSNANNAKLQVLTPRNSQLIIIDHQPQMAFGVQSMDRQTMKNNVVGLAKAAKIFDVPTTITTVESDSFSGYTYPELLDVFPGKETLERTSMNSWDDQKVRDALAANGRKKIVVAGLWTEVCNTTFALSAMLEGDYEIYMVADASGGTTKEAHDYAMQRMIQAGVVPVTWQQVLLEWQRDWKNKETYDAVTGLAKEHSGAYGMGIDYAYTMVHKAAQRTQTQHPSIAPVHAPVTEY; this is encoded by the coding sequence ATGTCGAACGCCAACAACGCCAAGCTGCAAGTCCTGACCCCGCGCAACAGCCAACTGATCATCATCGACCACCAGCCCCAGATGGCCTTCGGCGTCCAGTCGATGGACCGCCAGACGATGAAGAACAACGTCGTCGGCCTGGCCAAGGCGGCCAAGATCTTCGACGTGCCGACCACCATCACCACGGTCGAGAGCGATTCGTTCTCGGGCTACACCTACCCCGAACTGCTCGACGTCTTCCCGGGCAAGGAAACGCTGGAACGCACGTCGATGAACTCGTGGGACGACCAGAAGGTGCGCGACGCGCTGGCCGCCAACGGCCGCAAGAAGATCGTGGTGGCCGGGCTCTGGACCGAAGTCTGCAACACGACGTTCGCGCTGTCGGCCATGCTGGAAGGCGACTACGAGATCTACATGGTGGCCGACGCCTCGGGCGGCACCACCAAGGAAGCGCACGACTACGCCATGCAGCGCATGATCCAGGCCGGCGTGGTGCCGGTCACCTGGCAGCAGGTGCTGCTGGAATGGCAGCGCGACTGGAAGAACAAGGAAACGTACGACGCGGTGACCGGCCTGGCCAAGGAACACTCGGGCGCCTACGGCATGGGCATCGACTACGCCTACACGATGGTCCACAAGGCCGCCCAGCGCACGCAGACCCAGCACCCGTCGATCGCGCCGGTGCATGCGCCGGTGACGGAGTACTGA
- a CDS encoding ProQ/FinO family protein — protein sequence MGFEQLAALKAKLAEQAKKEAREKQPRAPRRPAPAAKAKPPAEGKAATAKPKAEAPVDPVVRTFGKLQKRFPLAFPKNPAPKVPLKVGIFEDLMTHAEQLGLTEAELRDAIRTWCRGGRYWACLTEGAPRVDLAGEPAGEVTAADARRGRQLLAGRSRQGQARAKKPAQPAQPAEQAAAGDTAPPAASAPQEPAAPTPAPTGE from the coding sequence ATGGGCTTCGAACAACTGGCAGCACTCAAGGCAAAACTCGCCGAACAGGCAAAGAAGGAGGCACGGGAAAAGCAGCCCCGCGCCCCCCGGCGTCCCGCGCCCGCTGCCAAGGCCAAGCCCCCGGCAGAGGGCAAGGCCGCTACGGCCAAGCCGAAGGCCGAGGCACCGGTCGATCCGGTGGTGCGCACCTTCGGCAAGCTGCAGAAGCGCTTTCCGCTGGCATTCCCGAAGAATCCCGCGCCCAAGGTGCCGCTCAAGGTCGGCATCTTCGAGGACCTGATGACGCATGCCGAGCAACTGGGCCTGACCGAGGCCGAGCTGCGCGATGCGATCCGCACGTGGTGCCGGGGCGGCCGCTACTGGGCCTGCCTGACCGAAGGCGCGCCGCGCGTGGACCTGGCGGGCGAGCCCGCCGGCGAAGTGACCGCCGCCGATGCGCGGCGTGGCCGCCAGTTGCTGGCCGGCCGTTCGCGCCAGGGCCAGGCACGCGCCAAGAAGCCCGCCCAGCCGGCCCAGCCGGCCGAACAGGCAGCGGCAGGCGACACGGCCCCACCCGCTGCATCGGCACCGCAGGAACCTGCGGCGCCCACGCCGGCACCGACCGGCGAATGA
- a CDS encoding CusA/CzcA family heavy metal efflux RND transporter, with protein sequence MFERLIRFAIAQRWLVLCAVLAMAALGAYNYSRLPIDAVPDITNVQVQINTAAPGYSPLETEQRVTYPLEVVMAGLPGLAQTRSLSRYGLSQVTVIFDDGTDIYFARQLVNQRIQEAKDKLPAGVVPAMGPISTGLGEIYLWTVEAVDGARKPDGTAYTPTDLREIQDWIVRPQLRNVPGVTEVNTIGGFDKQYLVAPSLERLAAYGLTLTDVVHALNRNNDNVGAGYIERRGEQYLVRAPGQVRSEADLRNIIVGTAQGQPIRVRDIGDVSVGRELRTGAATENGKEVVLGTVFMLIGENSRAVARAVDIRVAAINRTLPDGVKIVTVYDRTRLVDKAIATVKKNLLEGAVLVIAILFLFLGNLRAAVITAMVIPLAMLFTFTGMVSYRVSANLMSLGALDFGIIVDGAVVIVENCVRRLAHAQASHGRPLTRAERFDEVFAAAREARRPLIFGQLIIMIVYLPIFALTGVEGRMFHPMAFTVVLALLGAMILSVTFVPAAVALGIGGRVAEKENRLMQWASRRYAPMLDRSLANTPVVLTFAGVAVVLCVAMATRLGSEFIPNLNEGDMAIQALRIPGTSLSQSVAMQQQIETTLKAKFPEIERVFARTGTAEIASDPMPPNVSDGYIMLKPERDWPAPRKTHAALLAAIQAEVATIPGNNYEFSQPIQLRFNELISGVRADVAVKIFGDDNAVLDDTARRVAAVLQGIPGAQEVKVEQTTGLPMMTVNIDRDKAARYGLNMSDVQEAVATGIGGREAGTFFQGDRRFDIVVRLPETVRADVEALRRLPIPLPRAVEGRTTFIPLSEVATLDVAPGPNQISRENGKRRIVVSANVRGRDIGSFVPEAEAAIQRQVRIPPGYWTTWGGTFEQLESARARLQVVVPVALLLVFALLFAMFGNVRDGLLVFTGIPFALTGGILALWLRGIPLSITAAVGFIALCGVAVLNGLVMLSFIRALREAGHPLDHAVRLGALTRLRPVLMTALVASLGFVPMAIATGTGAEVQRPLATVVIGGILSSTALTLLVLPVLYRLAHRRDADPSAEAAEAAPAQGAGPQPA encoded by the coding sequence ATGTTCGAACGTCTGATCCGATTCGCCATCGCCCAGCGGTGGCTGGTGCTGTGCGCGGTGCTGGCCATGGCCGCGCTGGGCGCCTACAACTACAGCCGGCTGCCGATCGACGCGGTGCCGGACATCACCAACGTCCAGGTGCAGATCAACACGGCCGCGCCCGGTTATTCGCCGCTGGAGACCGAGCAGCGCGTCACCTATCCGCTGGAAGTGGTGATGGCCGGGCTGCCGGGGCTGGCGCAGACGCGCTCGCTGTCGCGCTACGGCCTGTCGCAGGTGACGGTCATCTTCGACGACGGCACCGACATCTACTTTGCGCGCCAGCTGGTCAACCAGCGCATCCAGGAGGCCAAGGACAAGCTGCCGGCCGGCGTGGTGCCGGCGATGGGGCCGATCTCCACCGGCCTGGGCGAGATCTACCTGTGGACCGTGGAGGCCGTCGACGGCGCGCGCAAGCCGGACGGCACCGCCTACACGCCCACGGACCTGCGCGAGATCCAGGACTGGATCGTCCGGCCGCAGTTGCGCAACGTGCCCGGCGTGACCGAAGTCAACACGATTGGCGGCTTCGACAAGCAGTACCTGGTGGCGCCCAGCCTGGAGCGGCTGGCCGCCTACGGGCTGACGCTCACCGACGTGGTCCACGCGCTGAACCGCAACAACGACAACGTGGGCGCCGGCTACATCGAGCGGCGCGGCGAGCAGTATCTGGTGCGTGCGCCGGGGCAGGTGCGGTCCGAGGCCGACCTGCGCAACATCATCGTCGGCACGGCCCAGGGCCAGCCGATCCGCGTGCGCGACATCGGCGACGTGTCGGTGGGCCGGGAACTGCGCACCGGCGCGGCCACCGAGAATGGCAAGGAGGTGGTGCTGGGCACCGTCTTCATGCTGATCGGCGAGAACAGCCGCGCGGTGGCGCGCGCCGTGGACATCCGAGTGGCGGCCATCAACCGCACGCTGCCCGATGGCGTGAAGATCGTCACCGTGTACGACCGCACGCGGCTGGTGGACAAGGCCATCGCCACGGTCAAGAAGAACCTGCTGGAAGGGGCCGTGCTGGTCATCGCCATCCTGTTCCTGTTCCTGGGCAATCTTCGCGCGGCGGTCATCACGGCGATGGTGATTCCGCTGGCCATGCTGTTCACGTTCACGGGCATGGTCAGCTACCGCGTCAGCGCCAACCTGATGAGCCTGGGCGCGCTGGACTTCGGCATCATCGTGGACGGCGCGGTCGTGATTGTGGAGAACTGCGTGCGGCGGCTGGCCCATGCGCAGGCCAGCCACGGCCGGCCGCTGACGCGCGCCGAACGCTTCGACGAGGTGTTCGCGGCGGCGCGCGAGGCCCGCCGGCCGCTGATCTTCGGCCAGCTCATCATCATGATCGTGTACCTGCCGATCTTTGCGCTGACCGGCGTGGAAGGCCGCATGTTCCACCCGATGGCGTTCACGGTGGTGCTGGCGCTGCTGGGCGCCATGATCCTGTCGGTGACGTTCGTGCCGGCGGCGGTGGCGCTGGGCATCGGCGGGCGCGTGGCGGAGAAGGAAAACCGGCTCATGCAGTGGGCCAGCCGCCGCTATGCGCCGATGCTGGACCGGTCGCTGGCCAACACGCCGGTGGTGCTGACGTTCGCGGGCGTGGCCGTGGTGCTCTGCGTGGCAATGGCCACGCGGCTGGGCAGCGAGTTCATCCCGAACCTGAACGAGGGCGACATGGCCATCCAGGCGCTGCGGATTCCGGGCACGAGCCTGTCGCAGTCCGTGGCGATGCAGCAGCAGATCGAGACCACGCTGAAGGCCAAATTTCCCGAGATCGAGCGCGTGTTCGCGCGGACCGGGACGGCCGAGATTGCGTCGGACCCGATGCCGCCCAACGTGTCCGACGGCTACATCATGCTCAAGCCCGAGCGCGACTGGCCCGCGCCGCGCAAGACTCACGCGGCACTGCTGGCAGCCATCCAGGCCGAGGTAGCCACGATCCCGGGCAACAACTACGAGTTCTCGCAGCCCATCCAGCTCCGCTTCAACGAGCTGATCTCCGGCGTGCGCGCGGACGTCGCGGTCAAGATCTTCGGCGACGACAACGCGGTGCTCGACGACACGGCGCGGCGCGTGGCGGCCGTGCTGCAGGGCATCCCGGGCGCGCAGGAGGTCAAGGTGGAGCAGACCACGGGCTTGCCGATGATGACCGTCAACATCGACCGGGACAAGGCCGCGCGCTACGGGCTGAACATGAGCGACGTCCAGGAGGCCGTGGCCACCGGCATCGGCGGCCGCGAGGCGGGCACGTTCTTCCAGGGCGACCGCCGCTTCGACATCGTCGTGCGGCTGCCCGAGACCGTGCGCGCCGACGTGGAGGCGCTGCGCCGGCTGCCGATTCCGCTGCCCCGCGCCGTGGAGGGCCGCACCACGTTCATTCCGCTCAGCGAGGTGGCGACGCTGGACGTGGCGCCGGGCCCGAACCAGATTTCGCGCGAGAACGGCAAGCGCCGCATCGTGGTCAGCGCCAACGTGCGCGGGCGCGACATCGGATCGTTCGTGCCGGAGGCCGAGGCGGCCATCCAGCGGCAGGTGCGGATTCCGCCGGGGTACTGGACGACCTGGGGCGGCACGTTCGAGCAACTGGAGTCGGCCCGGGCGCGGCTGCAGGTGGTGGTGCCGGTGGCGCTGCTGCTGGTGTTCGCGCTGCTGTTCGCGATGTTCGGCAACGTGCGCGACGGGCTGCTGGTGTTCACCGGCATCCCGTTCGCGCTGACCGGCGGCATCCTGGCGCTGTGGCTGCGCGGCATCCCGCTGTCGATCACGGCGGCGGTGGGGTTTATCGCGCTATGCGGCGTGGCGGTGCTGAACGGGCTGGTGATGCTGTCGTTCATCCGCGCGCTGCGCGAAGCAGGCCATCCGCTTGACCACGCCGTGCGGCTGGGCGCGCTGACACGGCTGCGGCCGGTGCTGATGACGGCGCTGGTGGCGTCGCTGGGCTTCGTGCCGATGGCCATCGCCACCGGCACCGGCGCCGAGGTGCAACGGCCGCTGGCGACCGTGGTGATCGGCGGCATCCTGTCGTCCACGGCGCTGACGCTGCTGGTGCTGCCGGTGCTGTACCGGCTGGCCCACCGGCGCGACGCCGATCCGTCGGCCGAGGCCGCCGAGGCCGCACCGGCGCAGGGAGCAGGACCTCAGCCCGCGTGA